The nucleotide sequence TCCACCAGACGGTCCGGTTTTACATCCAAGATCCCTTCGTAATATACATAAGCCCCGTCCGCACTTTCTTTTAGGAGCTCCAACTGGTAAGCTCCAGGAGTTAGACTACTACGATAAAATGGTGTTTCTCCCTGCTTGTAGCCGTCCAGGGAAACGGAAAGCCCGCTAGGAACCGTGACTACTTTAGCGGATCCTAATGTACGATCTTCTTCCCATTCTTGAAAAAGGAAACTTTTTTTGCCCGCTCTAACTTGAATGGTCTTAGTGATCGGCTTTTTCCCCTTTAGGACTACTTGAATGTCCTGGATCCCCTCTTGGATAGGGACCTCAGTCAATGGAGTATTTCCTAACGACTTGCCCTTCCAAAGTATCTCCGTATCTCCGGAAGAAGCTCTCACGGTTAAGGTTCCCTTAACGGAAGAATTTACGATTTCTTTAATTCTTGTTAAGTCCGGTTTTCTATCCCAAACCGGAACGGTAGTTTGTTTGGATTCTAACGAAATTACTCTATCGGACGATTTCCAGAAGATCGCCTGGGTCCAAGCTCCAACTTCCTCCGTTGAAACAGGACGTTTGAATGAAAGTTCAAAATCCCCATAGGAACTTGTGTCCACGGAATCTTTTAATTCGAATTTGAAAGTCCAACCTGTTTCGGATTCACTTATCGAACCTAAAACCAAAACGTCCACATCCTTGGATCTCAACTCTTTTGCTAACCCAGTCTTATCTTTCCAAACATCCGAAGAAATTTTAGCGTTCGAAAATTTGATATCCTTCCAGATCAAACTTATCTCTTGTTCGAAATAAGAGGCTAATTTTTTATCCACTGATTTAGGATATTCGATAGGAGAGAAAGCCAAGATCGGGATCTCATGTCCCGTTTTACGAACCCTATGATCCGTATCGGATTCCCGAAAAATGAACACGCTCTCTGAATCGCCTATCGCCTTGTAATATGGTTCTTGTATCAGCTTAGAAGGTTCGTTCAGCTTCTGTACCGAGGAGCAAGTAAGCCCAAGGCTCGTAATAAGAGAGAATATAATAAGATTACGAAATGAATTGTTCCCCATCCCGTAAAAAAATTTCTCAGGGACTGATTTAGCAAATCTTTTCCTAGTTCCGGAAAAAATGAGGGCATTTTTAGAAAGAATTTTCCGACCTTGGTTGGCCCGCAGGTGAATTACAAAATTACGACATCTTTATAAAGTATCCGCGTAATTCCGAAAGATCCCGGATCTTGAAACTCGTTATCAGGTTTCTATCGACGACCTTTGTTTTTGGAGGGATTTATAGGAAGAGAAACCCCGCTGAATAGCGGGGTTCGGTAGAATTTTTGAAAAGCGGAAAAGAAGAAGAAACTAAATTAGAAAGTTTCTTTTGCGTTGAGTTTCAACTTTTCCTTCTGAACGTCTTGTTGTACGTATTTTGTTTCGTTTAATTGCTGAGCGGTTCTGGCTACTTCGTCCGCATTGGCTCTGGTAGCTTCACGTTTTTGCAACTGGGTACGAACTTCTTCCACAGTGGAAGCCTGGCTTAATATACGAAGTTCTTCACTGGACGCTTTCAACTCATCCACCAGGTTATTGTATTCGAGAACGTCGTTTTTCTTGAGAACGATTAATCCTTTCAGTTCTTTAACGGACTCAGGTCTCAAAGAAAGGATCAATTTTTCGGTCAACTTTTGGTTCTTTTTCAGGGTAATCTCCCTGTTTCTCTCCAGGATGACTTCCGATTCTTCTCCAACCTTAGATACTGCGACCGAACCTTCTAAAACCGCGAATTTAACATCACAATGTTCTTCTGCGCAGTTCACTTTTTTGCCTGTTGGATTTTCAACAGAAGTTAAGAAGGTAGTTCCACGAACTCCCGCGAGAGCGGTAGGAGTCACTACACTGAAATCGGAGGTCTTGTTCTCTTTACGAACTAGGGTTACGATCCTTCCGTAGTTCAGATTGACCTTAACGTTAGTTCCTTCGTCTCCCACTAGAGCTGCGATAGAAACTTCACTCTCTTTGGAAACCTTGATGATACCGCTTTCGGCAACCATGATCTCTACGGATCCGTTCTTACCGGTTAGAATCGTATCAGCAGCAGTTACTGTCTGACCGAATTCGGCTTTTTTTTCACCTTCGGCGGACTGGACTTTTACATCTCCATTCAACCAAACGATCTTAGCAGCAGAAGACACCGCTTCCGATTTTACTTGGCCACTGCTTGTTTTAGGACTACAAGCGATCAGATAACCGATTGCTAGTAGAGTCATTAGAATTAGGGTGTTTTTACTTTTTAACATATATTCTCCCCCGCTTTTTAAGCTTAAGAATCCTCTAGATATAACAAACTAACAAGGACTTTTTACCAATACTTCTGTTTAAACCATTTTACAAAAAGCAAAAGATTTGCCTTGGAAAAAAATTTCCAAAGAATGCCCCTTTGGCAGTTTAGGTTTGAAAGCCTGAAAAATAACCCTTAAGGGTTATTTATTTACGAACGAATTCTATTTTTTCTCAGCTTTTTTAGGCTCTATTTCGGGTAAAGAATCCAGTTCTTCTTCCAGTTTGCATTTCGGATAATGATCCGCGTTCAGACTGGAACCCACCCAACCGAAAGCCTCTTGAGATGAGATAACGTGAATATCCCAACCTTGCACTATATTCGGGCAATCCCAGACTTTATTCTTACATAACACTTGGCTTGCCTTAGGTTTTGGGTATGCCCAAGCGGCCGGTGGATGAAGACATTGCATCTCCACTTCCGCCAACTTACGCATACGCTTTACGTTTTCTTCAAATTGTTTGAATAAATTTACCAAAGGATTGGCAAGCACTTCATTGAAGTAACCCCTAGAAGTGTTATATGCCAAGAAGTAGACCAATTCTTCCATTACATATTCTTTATCATGAGTAAAGGAACTAACAGTATGGATATACCGAGCGATCTTTAAGGAATCCGTGAGAAGTTCTCGTAGCACATCTTCCGATTTATCGGGTAGCCCTGCGTCTTCATCGTCGTCAGGAGTAGAATCACTTTCCCCATCATCGACCATCAACTCGGAAAAAAACGTTTCATCCGGATTTTCCCGATCCGATTTTTTAGGACCTGCTGTGACTACTTCCACATTATCCTGTAATCCGAGTGGAACGTGGTTCGAAGCGGCAGAACATACGAATTCAGGGAGGTCCAACTTTTGCATGAAGTTAGCGCATTGTTTTGCGATCCTAGTTTTTTCGGTATCATCCGGAAAAGGCCGATTCCAATGATCCCCGGATACTCTAGCGATATCCATAAAGATCCCACCAAGAAAAGAATACCTACGTAACATTTTATATTTGAGGGCATCCGGAATGAGAACGATCCCCAAAGCAAGTAAACCTAGTTCGCAGATATGTTTGAAAAATGGAGGATTTGATTCGTATACCTTAAAAAGTGCAAGTAAATGTTTCTTATTATTGATCCCGTTACGAATAATTCCCTTATAGTTGAATTTATTCTCTTCGTACATGAACTTTAAGAATTTCTTATCCGTTTGCTTGAGTTGCTGGACAATCTTTTCAGCCAACTTGTCCTGTATCTGACCGGTTAATTCTTTGGTTAATTTTATTTTAAATTCGGGATTGTACTGACCCTTAATTTCTTTCAGTCTGGTAAGAGCAGATTCTTTTACCTGGACTTCTTCTTTTACAAGAATGTTACCGCTATTGTCTTCGATCGCATTTAGGAAACGTAACATATTTCCGGCATCGTAAATACGTACGAAATTTAAAACCTCTTCGATCGAGTTGTATTCTACCGATTTAGGATTTACTTTCATTCTTTAGGTGATCTCTACGTGTGATTCTAAACGGGTTTTCCAAGCTTGCAAGCATAGATTCCAGGCTCTTTTTTCTTTCCGTACTTATATCGGTCGCTTCTCCGATAGAAAACAACATTTTGCATCCCGGGCCCGCGTCACAACAATCGGAAATGTCACATTCTTCTTTATACTTTCTCAATTCCGGGTAACTTTCTAGGATTTCACCTTTCGACAAATGTAAGATCCCCCATTCTTTGATGCCCGGAGAATCGATTAAAACGATATTATCTTCCAGGACTAAAAAGTTCGAGTTTGTCGTCGTATGTTTACCCTTCTTAGTGGAAAAACTGACCTGCGAGGTTTTTTGCAATTCCCTATCCGATAAGACGTTTACTAAGCTAGATTTTCCGACTCCGGAATTTCCGACTAAGTAGGTGGTTTTGGAAGAAAACTTGGAGTACAGTTCTTCTAGACCCTGGCCGGTCTGACAAGAAACCATAATCACCTCATAACCTAGATCTTTATAAACGGAAGAACGTTTAATGGCCGTTTCTCGATCCACTAGGTCCAATTTTGTGAATACAATTAGGGGAGGTACCTGGGAGAGATACGCGGCCGCCAAACAACGATCTAAAAATCCGTCTTTGGTTTCCGGATCTTTTAAAGAGGCAAGAACCGCGATTTGATCCACGTTTGCACAGAGAACTTGTGCATCCCCCTCTTTACTCTTACGCAAAAGTTCGTTTTTGCGGGCTAATCTCTCTTCGATGGCCCATTCTCCGCCTGATTCCATCGCGTAAACCCTGTCGCCTACTACAAAGGGATGTCTTTCTTTTGAGGAGATATTTCTGAGTCTCCCTCGAAGTACAGCTCTTACCCTTCCTCTTTCCGGAGAATATAAATCATAGAAGGCTCCGAAGACCCTCGCTATCGTAAAAAACTCCTTTACTGGATTCGTGGAAGTAGACATTCTTAAGCCTAATTTTACAGGCACGCGATGAAAATCATACGCAAATTCGGACCGATATTCGGTCTTGTTTTAGCCGCATTCCTTCTGCAATCGGCGCTAATATTCGGTTTGGATTTCAGATCCTTGGATCCTGATCGTACTATCGTGCTTCTCATCAGTTTGCCTTTTACCACTTTGGCTGCCGTTTTCGTTTGGATCTGGTTCAATGAATTCGGACCTTCATGGAACTTATCATCTGCTCTTTCCAAACTGACAGACCACGAATATGTAAAATACCTTTCTTCGTTAGATAAATTCAAAAGTGATCTGATTGCAACCAACATCACGGAAAGTGTATGCGATAAAATCCTAAAATTTCTCCCAAGTATCATCAGCACAAGTCGGGCGAAAATTTATTTATGGAGAGAGGATCTTGGAAAATTTTCCCCGTATCCAAGGGATTCCGGAGAAGATCATTTTTACATTTTCGATCCCTTCCTATTATGGATCACTGAACACGATAAAATTTTTTATTCGGAAGAATTTATCGATAACGTAAAACTACAACAAATCAAGGAACATGCACTTTCTTTCACAGCAAAAACAAAGGCCGATCTTCTTGTTCCTTTTATCTTAAACAAAAGCCTTTTAGGCATGTTGGTTTTAGGTCCTAAAAACGATGGAAGAAAGTACACCGCTTCCGAGCTGGAAAAACTGAATGAAATGCGTTCCGTTTCGGTAATGTCGCTTTCCAATTCCATTTTTTACGAAAGACTAATAGAATTAACGGAAACCCTTGAAGAAAAAGTAAGACATAGAACGCAAGAACTGGAGAACGCCCAATCTCAACTGATCATGTCCGAAAAGATGGCTTCTCTAGGAACTATGGTTGCAGGGATCGCACACGAGATCAATACTCCGGCAGGGGTTATTAACGGTTCCGCGGATAATTTAGAATCGAATATGAATTATATCGTAAAGAACGTATTCGAAATAGTCAGATTCGCAAGAAATAAGAAGTTAAGAAAATCGTTCGAAGTCGCCCTTCTTCATATCTTAAGAGACCGGAAAAAAAGTCAGGCAATGGAATCCAAAGACAAATTCCGGATCAAAAGAGAATTGAAAGAAGAAATGATCGAAATGGGGGTAGAAGTTTCCCTAGCGGGGGAAGTTGCTTCTTTCATCATCGAAAACGATATCATGGAGGTGAGAAAGTACATCTTGGAAATTCTGGCCCAAGGAGCCAAACCCGGATATGAAATGCTTAAACACGCATCCAATACGAGCCGCAATATTAAGAATATTAAATATTCTATAAAAAATATAGTTAGGATCGTAAAAGCGTTAAAATATTATTCTCACCTGGACCAAAGCAAATCTTTCACAAGCGCCGACCTGATAGAAGGTATCGAAAATACTTTGGTGATCATGAACAACCAACTTAAGTACGGTGTGGAAGTGAAAAAGAACTTCTCCACTATTCCGAAAGTTGTATGTAATCCGGATGAATTGAACCAAGTCTGGACCAATCTTATACAAAATGCAAACCAAGCAATCCGGGGACAAGGCACGATCGAATTATCTGCGTATTCTTCAGGCGACACAGTAACGATAGAAGTGCAAGACGACGGCCCTGGGATTGATCCTTCCATCAAAGACAGGATCTGGGATCCATTCTTCACTACAAAAGATCAGGGAGAAGGTTCCGGACTCGGTTTAGGCATAGTAAAAGGGATCGTGGAAAAACACAAAGGAAAGATCACTGTGGAATCCATGCCTGGAAAAACGGTCTTCAAAGTAGAATTGCCGCTTAGACCTCCCCAACCGAATGCGGAAACAAATTTAGAAAAACCCGCAGTATGAGTGCAAAACCTAAAAAGAAAAGAATAGAACTAAAAGCGGAGAATTTTTACGAACTAGTTTATAAAATCGTAAAGAAAGTCCCGAAAGGAAAAGTCACCAGCTACGGCAGGATCGCTATTCTGATCGGCAAACCTAGAGCCGCCAGAGCAGTTGGTTACGCCTTAAACGCTTTGAAAAAGGGTCAAGAACAGAAAGTTCCTTGGCAAAGAGTCATCAATAGTATGGGAAAAATTTCCCATAGAGGTGATACACCTAGAGCCATCCTTCAAAAAAAACTTTTAGAATCCGAAGGTATCAAATTTTCTAGAGAAGAGGTCGTGGATTGGAAACGATTCGGCTGGCCTGAATAATTTATCGTAAGGTCTCAAATGCAAAAGCCGGTAGTATTAACGATCGCAGGTTCAGACTCCGGAGGTGGAGCAGGGATCCAAGCCGATCTAAAAACGTTCAACTCTACCGGATCTTTCGGAACATCCGTAATCACATGTTTGACCGCGCAAAATCCGGACGGCGTCGCGGGCATTTTAGAAGTAGATCCCGACTTTTTAGAAAAACAACTCTTAGCTGTACTTTCTTATTTCCCTGTAAAAGCGATCAAAACCGGAATGTTATTTTCAGAAAGCCTAATCCGGAGAATTTCTAAAATTTTAAACGAATACAGAGCCAAAGGACAAAACTTCGAGTTAGTTTTAGATCCCGTGATGGTGGCAACAAGCGGTGCGAAACTTTTGCAAGACGGAGCAATTCAATCTTTGATTTCCGAATTGGTTCCAATGGCGAGTGTCGTCACTCCAAACCTGGACGAGGCGAAAATTTTAGGCTCCGCAGAAATTATCAAAACCGGATCCATGGAGTCGGAAGCGGTTTCTCTTTCTAAAAGATTAAAGGTGCCTATTTTATTAAAAGGTGGTCATATCAAAAATTCCAAAGAGGCTTTAGACGTATTAGGAATTCCGAATGGAGAAACCTTTAAGTATGCGAAACCTTTTATTGAGGATTTTAATCCTCATGGAACCGGATGCACATATTCTTCCGCGATCGCTTCCTATCTTGCACAAGGATTCCCTCTTTCCGAGTCTGTAGCAAAAGCAAGGGAATTTCTACATGCGGCTATTTTGCAGTCCTTCCCTACAGGAAAGACTAAGACATTAAATCATAATCCGAAACTTTAGTTTTTAGGAACGAGTCCCAATTCTTCCTTCGAAGCATTTTCTAAAATTTCTAGAGGAAGAGAACCTTTTCCTAAAACGAAGCCGTGATATTCTTTGATATCGAAAGCTTCTCCTTTGACCGATTTCCAATCCTCTCTCATTTTTAAGAAGGAGATCATTCCGATCTTGTAAGAGCAGGCTTGTCCTGGATAAACGATATATCTTTCGATCTCGGCGGAAACTTCTTTAGGAGCCATGCCGGTATTGTCCGACATATAACGGATCGCATCTTCTCTGCTCCAACGTTTGTAATGGATCCCCGTATCCACAACCAAACGAACTGCTCTGAACAATTCGGCTTGTAGCCTTCCAAGATCTATAAAAGGGTCGGAGTAAAAATTATAATCTTTCGCGAGTCTTTCTGCATACAATGCCCAACCTTCTACAAACGCGGTAAAATGTGTTGTTCTTAATTTTCGCGGCGCAGAAGTCAATTCTTGGGACCAAGCGATCTGCAAATGATGTCCCGGGATTGTTTCATGATATGTTAATGTATTCATTCCGAACTTAGGAATTTCTTTTAGGTCGCGAAGATTTGCGTAGAATACACCGGGGCGTTTTCCATCCAGACTGGGTTCTTCATAATAAGCCCCAGGCGCTCCTGCTTCTTTAAATTCCGGAATTCTTTCTACCTGTACTTTTGCCTTCGGCCAAGACGGAAAAATAGGTTTGGATCTTTCAATGGATTCCTTTAGGATCTCTTTGTATACCTCTATAACCTTTTCTTTTCCTTCCGGAGTGTTTGGAAATTGGAACTCAGGTTTTTCTCTCAGTTGTTTCATGGTAGCTTGAAGATTGGAAACTTTGATTCCGGAAGTTTCCAAAATAGATCTCATTTCGGTTTGTATTCTTGCTACTTCCGAGAGTCCTATAGAGTGAACTTCCTCCGGAGAAAGATTTGTAGTAGTATGATATTTTAATGTATGTTCGTAATATTTATCGCCGTTCGGAAGTTTCCATACTCCGGCTTTACTATCGGCAGATTTAAGTTGTTGTTCTAGAAAATTTTGAAGTTTAGAATAAGCGGGATAAACGGAACTTTCTAAAATTTTTTTTACTTCCGCCAAAGAAGAAGTTTTTCGTTCTGATACGATCTCATCATTCTTCTCTAATTTTTTGCGAAGGCTAACATACAGAATATTCTCTTCAGGATTTTTTACCCTGAAATTTTTCAATTCATCCAAGACTCTTCTTAAAATGAAATCGGGGGGGATTACTCCGTTGGATTGCCTGACCTCCAAACCTCGGATCACTTGTTCTAACTTTTCGGAAATTCCTTGTAGCCTCGCAATATATGAATCTACATCTTCATAATCTTCTATCATATGAGAAGTTGCCAAGAAGGAAGGAATATGATTTTGGACTCCAAAAAGCTGATTTACCGGATAAGAATTATAAATATATCTTTCATAATCCGCCGCAAGTTCCAGATCCCACTCCAAAGCCTTATAATAGATCTTGTCTTCTCCGCTTAGTCCGGAAGGGTCATAAGTCCTCAAAGTCTCCAGATCCCTTTTTGCTTTATCCGCCCTTTCCATTTCCTTTTCTGGAGAAGAGTCGGACCATTTATAATTATGAGAAGTGATCCCCCAGGAATCCAAAATTCTGAGAGAAGTTAGGGTTTCCGGATCATCCAGAACATTCTCCCAAAAAATCTTTTCATAATATAAACCTAATGTGATCGGCCGGAAATTAATCGTATGCCAAACTAATATTCCGATGGAAAGTAAAATTACGCCAATCGTCGATATAGAGATAATGAAGATCTTCTTCACCATGGATAATGCTCCGATGTTTAGAAAAGTGGGATCAGGATTTTAGATAAAAATACGAGTAATAGTGTCCAGATCGCGGATGAGGATGCCGCAAAAGAAAAATGATTTTCCCAATTTAATAAAGGTACACATACGAATAAGAACATTCCGAAATAGGAAAGATAAGGGTTTCGAAGATACAAAGTTTTTTGCCATTCGAAAAATCCTTCTCTAAAGTCTTTTGCATCTCCTTTAACCTTGTTTAAGAAGATCCATTCCGAAACAAATCCGAAGACGGAAAATGTAAAAAAGAAAAAGGAAATGATAAGTATCCAAGACCAATCTAAAAAAGGGATCGGATACATTGTGAATACGATCGGAAGTGCAAAAGAGATCAAAGCGGAGAATGGAAAAAAAATAGTCGTCCGAAATAATCTACTTTCGGATAAAAATTTGAAAAACGGGATCCGACCGGGTAACTGATAAGATCCACAAAACAAACATTTTTCCGAATCGGAAAGAATGGAAGAGCCGCAGTTCCTACAATGAAAATTCTTTTTGAAAACTTCGGCTGCTTCCGACACTGAAAACCTCAGACCTTTTTGATCAAACTTTCGATCAAAGCTCTTAGGAAAGCTTCTTTCGGAGTTCCACTCTGTATCGGTTTATTATTAATAAATAAACTAGGCGTGCTATGGATCTCCACTTTAGCAGCATCATCCACTTCCTTATTGATCTGATTGCGGACCGCAGGAGAAGACAAACAAGCGCGGAACTGGTTCATATCCAGTCCTTCTTGCTGAGCCAAACTCAACACGGATGCAGGAGAATGAGCGATACGATTTTCCGTATTTCTGTAAAGCCCTTCGTACACTGCCGGAAACTTATTTTGTTTATCCGCACATATCGCAGCAGAAGCGGCCACACAGGAACTTGCGTCAGGACGAGGAGATTGTACTAAACGGTTACAGTTTGCGTCCAAGGGAAAATTTTTATAAACGATCTTTACGAGTCCAGGATAGTCTCTCAAAACTCTTTTTAAGATGTGAGAAGTATCCATACAGTGACCACAATTGAAGTCCGCAAATTTTACGATCGTGATCGGAGCGTTAGGATCTCCTTGTATCGAAGAACCTTGTAGATCGATGGATACGACCGGTGCCTTTTCGTAATCAGCCAATTGTTTTTGGATCTGAGCGACACCTGTATGTTCTCCATCTACTAAAGAATCGTGGAAAGACTTTCCTCCGATCTGACCAGCTGCTAAGAATAATAAAACTACTATATAAGTATTTAAACCCTCCAGTTGGAAAACACTGAACGCTTTTTTCAAAGACTTGTCCTGATAGTTTTTAATTTGGAAAAATGTCCCTACAACCAAG is from Leptospira sp. WS58.C1 and encodes:
- a CDS encoding LIC10124 family lipoprotein, whose translation is MGNNSFRNLIIFSLITSLGLTCSSVQKLNEPSKLIQEPYYKAIGDSESVFIFRESDTDHRVRKTGHEIPILAFSPIEYPKSVDKKLASYFEQEISLIWKDIKFSNAKISSDVWKDKTGLAKELRSKDVDVLVLGSISESETGWTFKFELKDSVDTSSYGDFELSFKRPVSTEEVGAWTQAIFWKSSDRVISLESKQTTVPVWDRKPDLTRIKEIVNSSVKGTLTVRASSGDTEILWKGKSLGNTPLTEVPIQEGIQDIQVVLKGKKPITKTIQVRAGKKSFLFQEWEEDRTLGSAKVVTVPSGLSVSLDGYKQGETPFYRSSLTPGAYQLELLKESADGAYVYYEGILDVKPDRLVELALPYFGYNLLSELEFWKPSGEFGFSPFGPNGLEFAKKKNLPNGWNGVYSLPFIPEELEIEGYFLLPVDHGDGSVAVTFHLNGLSLGVVAGKEKVSVFQFPSDGKTLSTYQYLDVDKDIGRPFSFKTDIKNKKLSLYLGRDVVWQGDLPAGGLWTVSILTRGEEFREKTPIKDLKILYKGYK
- a CDS encoding FecR domain-containing protein is translated as MLKSKNTLILMTLLAIGYLIACSPKTSSGQVKSEAVSSAAKIVWLNGDVKVQSAEGEKKAEFGQTVTAADTILTGKNGSVEIMVAESGIIKVSKESEVSIAALVGDEGTNVKVNLNYGRIVTLVRKENKTSDFSVVTPTALAGVRGTTFLTSVENPTGKKVNCAEEHCDVKFAVLEGSVAVSKVGEESEVILERNREITLKKNQKLTEKLILSLRPESVKELKGLIVLKKNDVLEYNNLVDELKASSEELRILSQASTVEEVRTQLQKREATRANADEVARTAQQLNETKYVQQDVQKEKLKLNAKETF
- the rsgA gene encoding ribosome small subunit-dependent GTPase A, whose translation is MSTSTNPVKEFFTIARVFGAFYDLYSPERGRVRAVLRGRLRNISSKERHPFVVGDRVYAMESGGEWAIEERLARKNELLRKSKEGDAQVLCANVDQIAVLASLKDPETKDGFLDRCLAAAYLSQVPPLIVFTKLDLVDRETAIKRSSVYKDLGYEVIMVSCQTGQGLEELYSKFSSKTTYLVGNSGVGKSSLVNVLSDRELQKTSQVSFSTKKGKHTTTNSNFLVLEDNIVLIDSPGIKEWGILHLSKGEILESYPELRKYKEECDISDCCDAGPGCKMLFSIGEATDISTERKKSLESMLASLENPFRITRRDHLKNESKS
- a CDS encoding ATP-binding protein; the protein is MKIIRKFGPIFGLVLAAFLLQSALIFGLDFRSLDPDRTIVLLISLPFTTLAAVFVWIWFNEFGPSWNLSSALSKLTDHEYVKYLSSLDKFKSDLIATNITESVCDKILKFLPSIISTSRAKIYLWREDLGKFSPYPRDSGEDHFYIFDPFLLWITEHDKIFYSEEFIDNVKLQQIKEHALSFTAKTKADLLVPFILNKSLLGMLVLGPKNDGRKYTASELEKLNEMRSVSVMSLSNSIFYERLIELTETLEEKVRHRTQELENAQSQLIMSEKMASLGTMVAGIAHEINTPAGVINGSADNLESNMNYIVKNVFEIVRFARNKKLRKSFEVALLHILRDRKKSQAMESKDKFRIKRELKEEMIEMGVEVSLAGEVASFIIENDIMEVRKYILEILAQGAKPGYEMLKHASNTSRNIKNIKYSIKNIVRIVKALKYYSHLDQSKSFTSADLIEGIENTLVIMNNQLKYGVEVKKNFSTIPKVVCNPDELNQVWTNLIQNANQAIRGQGTIELSAYSSGDTVTIEVQDDGPGIDPSIKDRIWDPFFTTKDQGEGSGLGLGIVKGIVEKHKGKITVESMPGKTVFKVELPLRPPQPNAETNLEKPAV
- a CDS encoding MGMT family protein, whose amino-acid sequence is MSAKPKKKRIELKAENFYELVYKIVKKVPKGKVTSYGRIAILIGKPRAARAVGYALNALKKGQEQKVPWQRVINSMGKISHRGDTPRAILQKKLLESEGIKFSREEVVDWKRFGWPE
- the thiD gene encoding bifunctional hydroxymethylpyrimidine kinase/phosphomethylpyrimidine kinase; protein product: MQKPVVLTIAGSDSGGGAGIQADLKTFNSTGSFGTSVITCLTAQNPDGVAGILEVDPDFLEKQLLAVLSYFPVKAIKTGMLFSESLIRRISKILNEYRAKGQNFELVLDPVMVATSGAKLLQDGAIQSLISELVPMASVVTPNLDEAKILGSAEIIKTGSMESEAVSLSKRLKVPILLKGGHIKNSKEALDVLGIPNGETFKYAKPFIEDFNPHGTGCTYSSAIASYLAQGFPLSESVAKAREFLHAAILQSFPTGKTKTLNHNPKL
- a CDS encoding DUF885 domain-containing protein, whose translation is MKKIFIISISTIGVILLSIGILVWHTINFRPITLGLYYEKIFWENVLDDPETLTSLRILDSWGITSHNYKWSDSSPEKEMERADKAKRDLETLRTYDPSGLSGEDKIYYKALEWDLELAADYERYIYNSYPVNQLFGVQNHIPSFLATSHMIEDYEDVDSYIARLQGISEKLEQVIRGLEVRQSNGVIPPDFILRRVLDELKNFRVKNPEENILYVSLRKKLEKNDEIVSERKTSSLAEVKKILESSVYPAYSKLQNFLEQQLKSADSKAGVWKLPNGDKYYEHTLKYHTTTNLSPEEVHSIGLSEVARIQTEMRSILETSGIKVSNLQATMKQLREKPEFQFPNTPEGKEKVIEVYKEILKESIERSKPIFPSWPKAKVQVERIPEFKEAGAPGAYYEEPSLDGKRPGVFYANLRDLKEIPKFGMNTLTYHETIPGHHLQIAWSQELTSAPRKLRTTHFTAFVEGWALYAERLAKDYNFYSDPFIDLGRLQAELFRAVRLVVDTGIHYKRWSREDAIRYMSDNTGMAPKEVSAEIERYIVYPGQACSYKIGMISFLKMREDWKSVKGEAFDIKEYHGFVLGKGSLPLEILENASKEELGLVPKN
- a CDS encoding thioredoxin domain-containing protein yields the protein MKKLSHSYILAAISGIAAFISFLLIRKYFGGETADGLAQSLCDAVSETGSCSKVSESSISAIRDVPWFGDLPIALFGFAFYGFVTYLFIRSEKNPENREGYLLLSFYILLLGLVVDLGLFSASVFYIDAICGLCAATWILTLILVVGTFFQIKNYQDKSLKKAFSVFQLEGLNTYIVVLLFLAAGQIGGKSFHDSLVDGEHTGVAQIQKQLADYEKAPVVSIDLQGSSIQGDPNAPITIVKFADFNCGHCMDTSHILKRVLRDYPGLVKIVYKNFPLDANCNRLVQSPRPDASSCVAASAAICADKQNKFPAVYEGLYRNTENRIAHSPASVLSLAQQEGLDMNQFRACLSSPAVRNQINKEVDDAAKVEIHSTPSLFINNKPIQSGTPKEAFLRALIESLIKKV